Genomic window (Rosa chinensis cultivar Old Blush chromosome 6, RchiOBHm-V2, whole genome shotgun sequence):
TGAGGCCTGCCCTTTTGATTGGAATAATCTAGCTTCCATATCCATTATCTTAATCATCTTTTCAAATGTAACTTTGTTTGCCTTGATTTTGTAGGCTCATGTGGAGTATGAGACCACTAAACGCCATTATGCACATGTGGACTGCCCAGGACATGCTGATTATGTCaaagtaagtttttttttttggttacatatGTCAAAGTAAGCTTTGAATTCACTGaatattatttcttattaaAGAAAAGATTTTAATGGAAAATATTTTATAGCCTTGTGCCTCcataaattaattttattcGTGATGTGCAGAACATGATTACTGGAGCTGCTCAAATGGATGGGGGTATCCTTGTTGTATCTGCGCCTGATGGGCCTATGCCACAAACTAAGGAACACATTCTGCTTGCACGCCAGGTGGGTATTACTGATGCCAAATTTAGAAATCAACTCCAACCTGTGTGTTTATCTCATGCATTTGCGGTGTATAGTAATGCATATATTGTTTTTGTTGGGTGTAATCTTAGGTTGGTGTGCCATCACTTGTGTGTTTCCTCAATAAAGTTGATGCTGTTGATGATCCAGAGTTGCTGGAGCTTGTCGAAATGGAACTCCGTGGTCAGTAGATTTACACTTTGACAATTTGACAGCTTTATATTTTACTTAAATTTCTCATGTTTGCTCTACAATTTCTGGCAGAACTTCTTAGTTTCTACAAGTTCCCTGGGGATGAAATCCCTATCATCCGTGGTTCGGCTTTGTCTGCTTTGCAAGGCACAAATGAAGAGATAGGCAAAAAGGCAATTTTGAAATTAATGGAATCTGTAGATGAATACATTCCAGACCCTGTACGCCAGCTTGACAAGCCTTTCCTTATGCCAATTGAAGATGTGTTCTCAATTCAGGTAAGCTGGACATACTTTTAGCTGTAACACATATTTGcggtgcaatttttttttcttagtaaCATGTGCTGCATTCATGATAATAGCACTGTTACTATAATTCAGTTATTATCAGCCTTTCTAGAAAATTCAGTTCTTTTTTATCCCGGATTACTTATGTTCTCATGTCATAGACTTGAAATGGTGGTTTGCACTGTTCTGCTTCTCATATATTGTTTTTTTGGTGCTGAATTCATCAATTTCATGTGTGTTAAAGGGGCGTGGAACTGTTGCTACTGGACGCATTGAACAAGGGTGCATTAAAGTTGGTGAGGAAGTCGAGATTCTGGGGTTACATCAGGTGTGTGTATACCCGCTCTTTAAATTATGCGATGCCACGTGTTGTTCCTTGTACATTTCTTTAGTGGAAGATTTACTATGCAATTAGTGGAGCTTCAGTTAGAAGGCTATAAAGCACTTTGAACTTTGGTGGCATTGATCCTTGAAATAGCAATTTTGAGGATAGAATACCATTCTAAGAATTGTTGGTCCTGACTCCTGAGATtgaactttttatttttcagggtGCTCCTCAGAAAACTGTGGTGACAGGTGTTGAGATGTTCAAGAAAATCTTGGATCAAGGGCAAGTAAGTGACTGATTCTAACACCTCTTCAAGATGCTAAGGTTTTTTTTACAATAGGAAATATTTCTCATGATGGGTTTGTGAACTTGACTAGGCTGGTGACAATGTGGGTCTTCTTCTGAGAGGTCTAAAACGAGAAGATATACAACGAGGACAGGTGCGTGGTTTTATTTGCACCAGGAAATTTAGCTATTCTCGATTTTTTACTTTAGATGTGTTACATTTTAGTGGTTTATTATTGTATTTGTACTCCTTACGGTCAGCAATGATTTTTCTATTGTGTTGGCAACTGAACTATGAATTGGCATTGACCTTTTAAATTTTGGAAGGTACTTACTTTTTTATACTCGTGTATAGGTAATTGCTAAGCCAGGAACAGTGAAAACACACAAGAGGTTTGAAGCAGAGATATATGTCCTCACAAAGGATGAAGGTGGACGTCATACTGCTTTTTTCTCAAACTACATGCCTCAGTTTTATTTGAGGACTGCAGATATCACTGGAAAAGTAGAATTGCCAGCTGATGTTAAAATGGTTATGCCTGGTGACAACGTGACTGCAGTTTTTGAGCTCATTCTACCTGTTCCTCTTGAAGCAGGTACTTTAATGTCATGGTTTATTCCTCGTGATATCCCCAGTTATTTGCTTTATTCATTAGTTTGGCTTGTTTTATTCTTTCAATATTCTTTGTAAACCAAGTGTAGCTGTTTTGTTCATGCTAAGTATTCCCGATATTGATTTGCAGGTCAAAGATTTGCCTTAAGGGAGGGAGGTAGAACAGTTGGTGCAGGAGTAGTTTCAAAATTACTTTGAGCAGAGATTTTCTAACGCTGGAGCCTTGATTTCCCTTTTCTATGCTCATAAAGTGAAAAGGGGCACTTAGACAAACATGACATGGTTATTCGTTGCATATTTTGAGTTTTATGCGTTTGTTTTAGGCATTCTCGACGAGATCGTTTGTTAGAGAAACAGCGTAAATTGAAAAGGAAACTTCGCAGCTCAGCGATAGTTTTTTTTGCACATTAGTTTCTTTTCAGAGCTGACAATAATAATGTAATCAGGGTCGTTTTGGTAAGTATTTTATATAGTTTGTCATGTACAATGTGACTTCCTCGCAAATTTGTTCTACTGTCATTGAAGGAAGCCTGATCGTTCTTTGTTAGTTTCTAATTTCTGCCGGTGTCAATATGTTTCCACTTTGTACCTAAAATCATTGAAGGTTGTTACAAAAACAGTTGCTGcagaaataaataagaatcacgCACCGGCAATTAAAGTGACTCTATCAATTGTTATTGTAGGATCTATTCTTTGGAAATTAGCCAAAAAACTGAGAGCCTCAAATTATTATTATAGATGTTAGAAAATTTGTTGGACATCATAATGTGAATCATGCTATAAAGTGAAAGTGTATTTTTCACTGATGAGAGCTTGTCATGCATTGTCTCGTTGACGGTTGATTGGAGATATTGTTGATATAAAATCACATATGaatcatttttatgttttggtttTAATAATTTGTTTTATCCTAATATTTATTGTCAAAAAAACTCGTACTTATTCTTCTTTGTACTTCAAAATATGACTTTTGTACTCAAGTAACCCCTATAAACTTTatacaatttctctctctctctctctctctctcttcttttttttaaccaagtaaataaatatataaatttattctttttttttttttttttttaaaaggaggTACTGGGAAGGACCACAAGGAGGCACGCAATGGCATTTTTTACCCGAAGTCCAGCACAGTGCCGCGCCAAAGACGCAGCGACACCCCCCTCCGGGCATCGAGTACACCAAATAGGTGGGCTTGCCCTCCCCGCATAGTCTTTTCCATACACAAGGCTCGAACTTGAGACCTCTGCCTCAAGTCCCTCAACTTGCTTAAGGAGCACAGTCAACTTGCCAACTGAACTGGACCATGTGGGGAGGGCAAGTAAATAACcaagtaaataaatatatatataaaaaccaTATTTACCTGAACTGGACCATATTTAACcaagtaaataaatatataaaaaccaATTAAAACCCATATTGCAGATTTTTCtgtcaaagaaaaacaaaactataaTAAATAGTAAaacacccatatatatatatatatatatatttgcattcCTATCCCCAATCAACGTTAATTCCCAAAAGAAAGCTGTATCACCACCtctgtctgtctctctctccagaGTCTCTCACACTTCAAACTTGATTCTCCCTTTTCCACACTCCTCGTATCTGATTCCCCTTTCCCGTCTTTTTTAAATTTCCCGGCAACCCTTTTCCTAACGCTTTCCAATTTCCCCACAAATTTCACTCTACTCCTTTTCAATCCCTAATTCCCCCAATTTATTCCTTCCTCAAATTCCATTCCAAACTCATACCCATCTTTAATCTCTCTGAACATATGCCTAGATAGCAAAAGCCTCTGGATTTTAGGCTTCTTATTCAATAAAGATGCTACCTTGGGGTGGATTAAGCTGTTGTTTGAGTGCTGCTGCTCTCTATCTTCTCGGCAGAAGCAGTGGCAGGTCTCTTTTCCTCCGATTCTTAACAATCATATTAGCTTCTAATTGCCCACTTTGAATTTTAAGCTACCTGTAGAATCAAATTTGCTTACTGGGTGTAATTTTTTGTTGTGATTTTACAGGGATGCTGATATTCTTAGGACTGCCACTCGGGTCAGCCAGTTGAAGGAATTGGGTATGtaccctccctttttattttcgaaacagaAAGACTTTTCTTTGCTAGTGAGGGCATACCCCAATTGGTTGGAATTTTTACCGTCTTCTTCtgaattttcagctaaattatTGGATTCTGAGTCTATATTACCATTGGTGGTTGCGATTTCGGGGAGAGTTAGCTCTGACACTCCCATCACCTGTGAGTTCAGTGGTTTGAGAGGTGTAGTTGTGGAAGAAACGGTACGGAAATTAAACTCTAGAGCATTGTTTTtatgctttttttctttttttggtggtTAGTTGTTTGGGTAATTGGTAATGGATgatcttgtttatatatatatatttttttttaggcaGAACAACATTTTCTGAAACACAATGATGCTGGATCATGGATACAGGATTCTGCTTTGATGCTGTCGATGAGTAAAGAAGTCCCCTGGTATCTGGTGAGATAACTGCATTGCGCCCTCTCTCTTGCTCTTGCGTGAATATCTGCAAACATTGCCTATTTGTGGTTTTGCGATACTTCAGCTGTTCATGATTGAGTGAATAGtaatttttggtttccttggaGTTGAAAGCTGACTAACAGAATATGATGACGGTGCATTAATTCTTTATATCAGGATGATGGGACTGGTCGCGTGCATGTGGTGGGAGCTCGAGGTGCCACAGGCTTTTCATTGCCGGTTGCAAGTGAGGTATTTGAAGAGTCAGGGCGATCCCTTGTACGAGGGACATTAGATTATCTTCAAGGCCTCAAGGTCTGTCTGGGTTAGTTAATGTTCTTTGTCTCATGCAGAACTTAATTAGTTGACTAATATGGTGACTACTTTTGTTAGATGCTTGGAGTGAAACGAATTGAGAGGGTATTACCAACTGGTACTTCTTTGAGTGTTGTTGGTGAGGTATGTTGTTGCTCAATATTATGCTGCAAATACTTAATATACATGCAAATAGACTAAAAGCTAATGAATGACTATTACTGTTCAGATGGCATATATATACCAGATTATATTATAGAATTACAACGTAACCAACGTTTTTAGTTTAATATGCTACCAATTGGATGATGTGCATGTACAATCCAACCACATTAAGGTTTTCCACTTTCCTTTAATGGCCCCTGTGAAGATTTTGGTATGGTATACACTCCTATAAACGGATTTGGGTGTACTTTCATAACCTCGGTTTGTTTATAGGAAATCCTTTGATTGAGATTTTATTCATTGAAGCCTGTcatgttgtaaacttgtaatatATCCCATCCCTTAATTTTGTTTGTCATCACAAAAGGTTATGTATCTCTGGTTGTTTCAATTTATGTTCAGGCTGTTAAAGATGACATTGGTACCATTCGAATTCAACGACCCCATAAAGGACCATTTTATATCTCCCCCAAAACCATTGATCAGCTTATTGCAAACCTGGGGAAATGGGCAAGGTTGGTTATTAATTCTTGAATAGATACAAAATGGTCTGTACATGTGGTTGTGTGTGCGTGTATTTTCGTGTGTGCTTCCTCTGAAGTCTAATGGTATAGATGTATTCACCAGGTTGTACAAATATGCATCTTTGGGTTTGAGTGTGTTTGGTGTTTATTTGATTGCTAAGCATTCCGTCCACTACATCATGGAAAGAAAGCGGCGTTGGGAATTACAGAAAAGGTAGGTCCCTGCTCATATTTTTATGTAAAGGAAAGACAACATATATAGTGGTTATCACTCAAAAAGGTGGGCTTCTTGCTTCAAAGAGGTGTACATCTTTTGGGCAGAAAATCAAGTTTGTTCAACTCCTGTGTATTTGAAATTGTTTCTTCTGTCTTTCAAGAAATTCTATACAATTATATGAAATTCCTCTCGCTGCAGGGTTCTTGCTGCAGCTGCTAAAAGATCCGGGGAAGATGATGAAGGTAAGTTGTTTATTGTTGACTGCCCCATTACATGATTATTTGCTCAGAAATTTACTAAAATGCTTTAAATCTGTTTCTCCCAGGTTCACTTGAAAGAGATGATAATGCATCAGATGCTCCCAAGAAAGACCGTCTGATGCCCGATTTATGTGTGATATGCCTTGAGCAGGAGTATAATGCGGTTTTTGTCCCGTAAGAACTGACATTTAGGCTTTTGACACAATAAATTATCTGCTTAATAGTTCATTTCTTCATAAATTAGCGGTGGCTGactcttttcttgtttttttgttaGGTGTGGTCATATGTGCTGTTGTACAACCTGCTCCTTGCACCTGACCAATTGTCCTCTCTGCCGGAGACGAATTGAACAGGTGGTTAAGACTTTCCGCCATTAAGATTCAGCTTCAAATGTTTTCAGCTGCCGTAGCAGATTAAATGGGTCATAGTTTTGTTGATCTGAAGGTCTACCTAATTAATCTTTGCACTGGCATTTCGGCTTTGAAATGTGGTGCAACGCTCCCAAAGAACCCTCGACTTGTTCTTATGAGTAGATTTCAATATGTTCTCATGTTTTGTTTCAGAAAAGTTACTGAAACACAGTTCTTTCTGGACTCAGATCTGAAATATGTCTGAGTTAATGAAACTTGTAAATGATTAATTGATGTATTAATGTATTATATATCGTTGTAAATTAGTATTGATGGAGACTAAAAAGAGGATGAGTGATGTACCCTCTATGTGTACGAGTTTATGCTGCCGAAAACGTATATGAGGTCTCCCGGGAAATTACTCCAACCCAGATATCCATTGCTTAACATATTCATGTTATCGGAAATGCTTTTCGAAAAGATGTGTTGCTTAACATATTCATGTCAAGGTTCAGTCAAAATATTAACGTTACACTTAGCTGAGTTTCACTTTTGTCGCAAGAACAGATTAAACCGATTGTCGCAAAAtatagcaaaaaaaaataatatcttggattttaatataaaaaaagagGATAATAGGCAAAGTAGTTTTTCCTATATTTTCCTAGCTagtaaagaaagagagagatgaaTGAAGTTAGGAAAGATCAATACTTTCCTaggtagtcaagaaaaggctaTACTCCGAAAGTTAATAGGAAAGATGTATAGTATATTactgtatatatatgcatgctgtGTACACCCCATCGACACCAACCCTCTTCACTTTTCTTCAAAGCAAGGATCGTCAAAATAATAATGGGTTGTGCTTCATCAACTATGACTTTCGACCCTAAGACTTTCGACCCATACATCATCTGTCCAACAGCCCTCTCTTCCTACCATAAGAGATTTCGTGGGCTCATCCGGAACGACCTCTTATTCCTCACATCCGTCCCTGGCCACTCTTTGGAGCTAAAACAGGTTCTGTACACCCACAGTGACGGCCGTACCGTCAACCTCATTAAGCTAGAGGGCACAATCCCGATACGGAGCAGGAATGACAACTGCCCCATCGTCATCTGGCTCCCTGAGACCTTCCCTCTCTACTCTCCTCCGTTGGTGTACGTTAAACCAACCCAGGATATGATCATCAAGCAACCTCATTCCTGTGTTGACCCCTCAGGCAAAGTCTCCATTCCTTTCTTGCAGTACTGGCACTACACTTCACACCATTTTGTTCGCCTCATTGACTGTTTAGGCACTGTTTTTGGTGAAGACCCCCCTCTGTGCAGACGTCCCATCCGTAACAAGGCTGTTGAAGAAGCTGAAGATGCAATCCAAGTGCTTGGTTTGTCTCGTGAACATCAAGATTAGTATCTTTTCCATGACATGATTAGCTAGCCATTATCGTTTCTGTTTCAGTTTATATCAGTTTGTAGCATTAATTTTTTCATGAACTGATGTTATGGTCTGGACGTGTGAACCCtgttttaattaattagttggGAGACCTTTTGGcgttttcttttgttctttcttttgctGGGCATGACTCAGTTTATATCAGTTTATATTACGTAGTTTGTAGGTTAGAGTTTCTAACCACTTAAATCGATCTTAGAGTTTCTTAACAACTTAAATTGATCTCGGGTTCCACGAAAAGCCTTTCCCGTAAAATTGCCAGCCAAATGTTTTTTGTATGCTGCTTTTGGTTTCTTCGAGCATCTTTTTCCTaaatttttttaagaaaataattttaagaaaaaattaaaagtaTCAcacaaattattaaaaaaagggGGCCATCAATTATAGGAAGGAAAGTGTTATTGTTTTTCCtagttcattaaaaaaaaaatttgatatagTTTTACATAAAATTAATCAAAAAAGAGAGAGTATAAAGGCCAATGTAACATAATAAGTAATTTTGGGTCCAAAGTTTAAGATAGTAAAGTGATCGAATCTAGTTGAAGAGGGAGTTGAGGGAGATAGTGAAAAAGAGTCAACAAAAGAGACAAAACGAGGAAGGAGCTAAATTTAACGTGAAGAAGAGTTTTTGACTTTTTGAAAGCATGTTATATTATAATTGCTTTTGCAATATCGTGATTTTTGAACTATTAGAAGGTTTTAAAAGGTTTTAGGATGGTTTCGTCTCATCTgtattaattaagcaaataaTAGTTAAGGTTAATCTTTCAATATCCCAAATTTACAATTTACTTAATTAAAACTTTAAAGATATCAATTTAATATGTAAAGGTTAGCATGGTAAATAGTAATCAtgaaaattccaaaaaaaaaaaaatgtcatttgaacttttgaacAGTTGAAAACTGCACAACGTGCATTGATTTTTAACCTGGCCGTAGAAGTAGAAATCAAGCTGAAGATATGAGAAATAGCCATTTATGTCGTTAACACTTTGAGCAGAGTTTAATTATCCTCATTGATTAGGGAGTTCGTATTTTTAGGATATACTATGCTCTTAATTTCAAAGACTaccaaaaaacgaaaaaaaaaaaaaaagagatcgaTCATCTGTATTCACCTTTGCCTAAAAGGTAGATTGGAAAATTTGGAACTAGAGGAGAATCAGAAAAAATTAGTGGTACGAACTACGAAGATAGAAGATTagtttttttggtcaaataagATAGAAGATTAGTGAGAATCACTAAACAATATCATAACCACACAAGTTAGGagattgaagagagagaaataaagaCTACTCGACCATGGTCACCAAGAGGAGGATTTAGAAGGGTAGGCATTCTGATAGAAGATATAAGAAGGGTAAATTGGTAATTTTAAGTACTTTAACATATGATCATTTatccgattttaggctaaaaattgtccacttgctccaccaactgttttttaaccccatttacccaaaacactctaagggattatttcccctttacccaattaattctttttttttttttgagacttttttgccctctccttctttttcacttagagggagaagtcatcctccaccttgccggcctccggtgaccagtgacaGGGCGCCGGTGACGGGAATCCGGCGACCGTGACGggaatccgacgaccggtgaccggaatcctacgaccggtccctaataatatccagtaaccatattattgccccccagtaatcatattattgcccccaataatcatattattgcctcccaaaaatcatattattgccgtccagtgaattgtatgaactcccaaaaccaaaatgaatacactacaggcacaattgatcaatttataatcatattattgcctcccaataatcatattattgccctccaatacaaagtccaatgtctctactgcctcccaatagaccaccaaaaatgcacttttttgtaggattcacagataatttgactttaatacacagaaaacaacatgtaacttatcaaaacaccacactatagtgatccctgtctctcgtatcaaagtctactgggggtcaataatgtgtctactgccccctagtagaccatcaaacaaaccccacagttacattgcaatgtcAGATTACTTACATTGTTGAACAGATAGTAGATCATTGGCCTCCAATCCAATAgacattccaaaaaaaaaatgctattccttgccaaaaaaaagaactaaacaacaatacttaaaaaaaaaaaaaaaacgcagcaACCGGAGTAATCCCATGTCACTCCTCCGGCGACACCAGCAACGCCGTCACTCGGCCCAGACGAACGAGGACCTGCAGCGCCTGGGATATGCAAAGAGAGGTGCAATGTCTCTGCGGCCGAGCACAAGAACCGAGGTGAGGAAGAATTCTTATAAGTCGGGGGTGGACACCGATGTTCCTATCCGACCCGAATTCCCACATCGGGACCAGCGCCTCCGGGAGCTTCCAGCACGAGCAGCAGCGACTGGGACGATGGGCTTTGATGGTGGGCTCGAGGTCGGCGAAGATTACGCCTGGGACATGCTTGCCGGCACCGATCTCGGAGAATAAGATGGTGGGCTTTGACGGTGGGCTCGAGGTCGGCGAAGATTACGCCTGGGATATGCTTGCCGGCGCCGATCtcggagaagaagatggtgggcTCGAGTTTGGCGAAGATTACGCCTGGGACATGCTTGCCGGCACCGATCTTGGAGAAGATGGTGCTGAAGGCGTCGTGGCTCGGCATCTGGCCATCCTGCTGGgggaagggggagagagagagagagagagagagagagagagagagagagagagaaatcggtgagggggagagagagagagagattaaaatgagggtaattatgtcagtagaagttagattgggtaaatgggatcaaaaaactcttagtggagcaagtgggcaatttttaggttaaaattgggtaagtggtcacggccccaacATCTTAAGTTAACTCCTCCGAGCTCGAGCATCTTAAGTTATCTTAACTCCTCCGTTAACGGAGAATATCTTCTGTTCATTGTTCTTTTTTGAGACGTTCATCGTTTCTGTTTAGTATGGACAAGAAGTACTTATCTCTGTCAGGCACATAGAATCAATAATACTAATGTCTGAAGTACAGGAATGCACCGAAATAGGACTCACAAAAAGATTTGGATATGGCAATTCGAGTACAATAAACTTGTGGCTTTCGATCAAATAAAAGTTTGTCTATAGTTGATTGCTGAAGGAATCTGGTTGAGGATTTGCTTTGTATATGACTAGTCACTAGCGTACGACTGAAAATAAAGATAATGATGTACTGCTTCTGTATCCTCTCTACTTACCATTTTGATGAAAACTTGCAGCGCAAGGTAATGGAAACATGCATAATAGGTATTGGAACCTTTTTTAGTACTTGCGAACAAAATTGGCACTTGACTGTTGAATTTTTACATTTAA
Coding sequences:
- the LOC112174227 gene encoding E3 ubiquitin-protein ligase SP1 isoform X1 translates to MLPWGGLSCCLSAAALYLLGRSSGRDADILRTATRVSQLKELAKLLDSESILPLVVAISGRVSSDTPITCEFSGLRGVVVEETAEQHFLKHNDAGSWIQDSALMLSMSKEVPWYLDDGTGRVHVVGARGATGFSLPVASEVFEESGRSLVRGTLDYLQGLKMLGVKRIERVLPTGTSLSVVGEAVKDDIGTIRIQRPHKGPFYISPKTIDQLIANLGKWARLYKYASLGLSVFGVYLIAKHSVHYIMERKRRWELQKRVLAAAAKRSGEDDEGSLERDDNASDAPKKDRLMPDLCVICLEQEYNAVFVPCGHMCCCTTCSLHLTNCPLCRRRIEQVVKTFRH
- the LOC112174227 gene encoding E3 ubiquitin-protein ligase SP1 isoform X4 produces the protein MLPWGGLSCCLSAAALYLLGRSSGRDADILRTATRVSQLKELAKLLDSESILPLVVAISGRVSSDTPITCEFSGLRGVVVEETDSALMLSMSKEVPWYLDDGTGRVHVVGARGATGFSLPVASEMLGVKRIERVLPTGTSLSVVGEAVKDDIGTIRIQRPHKGPFYISPKTIDQLIANLGKWARLYKYASLGLSVFGVYLIAKHSVHYIMERKRRWELQKRVLAAAAKRSGEDDEGSLERDDNASDAPKKDRLMPDLCVICLEQEYNAVFVPCGHMCCCTTCSLHLTNCPLCRRRIEQVVKTFRH
- the LOC112174227 gene encoding E3 ubiquitin-protein ligase SP1 isoform X3 — translated: MLPWGGLSCCLSAAALYLLGRSSGRDADILRTATRVSQLKELAKLLDSESILPLVVAISGRVSSDTPITCEFSGLRGVVVEETAEQHFLKHNDAGSWIQDSALMLSMSKEVPWYLDDGTGRVHVVGARGATGFSLPVASEMLGVKRIERVLPTGTSLSVVGEAVKDDIGTIRIQRPHKGPFYISPKTIDQLIANLGKWARLYKYASLGLSVFGVYLIAKHSVHYIMERKRRWELQKRVLAAAAKRSGEDDEGSLERDDNASDAPKKDRLMPDLCVICLEQEYNAVFVPCGHMCCCTTCSLHLTNCPLCRRRIEQVVKTFRH
- the LOC112174560 gene encoding elongation factor Tu, mitochondrial codes for the protein MASVVLRNPNSRRILPVSSQIYSCCRGSAAAASPISSENDRFYTPIPWLRSMATFTRTKPHVNVGTIGHVDHGKTTLTAAITRVLAEEGKAKAIAFDEIDKAPEEKKRGITIATAHVEYETTKRHYAHVDCPGHADYVKNMITGAAQMDGGILVVSAPDGPMPQTKEHILLARQVGVPSLVCFLNKVDAVDDPELLELVEMELRELLSFYKFPGDEIPIIRGSALSALQGTNEEIGKKAILKLMESVDEYIPDPVRQLDKPFLMPIEDVFSIQGRGTVATGRIEQGCIKVGEEVEILGLHQGAPQKTVVTGVEMFKKILDQGQAGDNVGLLLRGLKREDIQRGQVIAKPGTVKTHKRFEAEIYVLTKDEGGRHTAFFSNYMPQFYLRTADITGKVELPADVKMVMPGDNVTAVFELILPVPLEAGQRFALREGGRTVGAGVVSKLL
- the LOC112174227 gene encoding E3 ubiquitin-protein ligase SP1 isoform X2, with the translated sequence MLPWGGLSCCLSAAALYLLGRSSGRDADILRTATRVSQLKELAKLLDSESILPLVVAISGRVSSDTPITCEFSGLRGVVVEETDSALMLSMSKEVPWYLDDGTGRVHVVGARGATGFSLPVASEVFEESGRSLVRGTLDYLQGLKMLGVKRIERVLPTGTSLSVVGEAVKDDIGTIRIQRPHKGPFYISPKTIDQLIANLGKWARLYKYASLGLSVFGVYLIAKHSVHYIMERKRRWELQKRVLAAAAKRSGEDDEGSLERDDNASDAPKKDRLMPDLCVICLEQEYNAVFVPCGHMCCCTTCSLHLTNCPLCRRRIEQVVKTFRH